The following proteins come from a genomic window of Trifolium pratense cultivar HEN17-A07 linkage group LG4, ARS_RC_1.1, whole genome shotgun sequence:
- the LOC123922601 gene encoding uncharacterized protein LOC123922601 produces MCVFNQPYRSYFNPYMLDVENSVELEKDLIKRFGFSGNMPPRRAPAAPVTEDDRVERMDNSINVMGAAITAQTNAKTQRDLEKREREVHAAGTRVLTSFNHQNPPRFRGDGGPAAADLWLQAIEKILGAIHCPEGEMVTLATYQLLGDAEYWSGNTNLLMEAAYEEFSWENFKRKFLAKYFPETARERYGEEFLKLTQGGLNVEAYAKKFESLSRHFRFFRDGIDESYMCRRFQGGLRYELQDAVVPLGIRQFQVLVEKCQEIEDMRNKRVNRQGSFGAGGPSRPSHQSQNRGGRGTRPYNRPQNNRGPQNSGNQGTRGNQVREKRTCYKCGEEGHYANECGNPGTASICYNCQKTGHYARDCRAPKAAPSENATQGARPTAKGRVYCMGTEVSGQASNVIHDGI; encoded by the coding sequence ATGTGTGTCTTCAACCAACCATACCGTAGCTACTTTAATCCTTATATGTTGGATGTGGAAAATTCTGTGGAATTGGAAAAGGATTTGATTAAAAGATTTGGTTTTTCAGGAAACATGCCTCCAAGACGGGCACCTGCTGCTCCTGTTACCGAAGATGATCGGGTTGAGCGTATGGACAACTCGATCAATGTGATGGGGGCGGCCATAACAGCTCAGACTAATGCGAAGACCCAAAGAGATTTGGAGAAGCGCGAAAGAGAAGTCCATGCTGCGGGGACTCGTGTTCTTACAAGTTTCAACCATCAGAATCCTCCAAGGTTCCGTGGTGACGGAGGACCTGCTGCTGCTGATTTATGGCTTCAGGCCATTGAGAAAATTTTGGGGGCTATCCATTGCCCGGAAGGAGAAATGGTGACCTTGGCCACCTACCAATTGCTAGGGGATGCTGAATATTGGTCGGGCAACACCAACCTGCTAATGGAAGCTGCATATGAGGAGTTCTCATGGGAGAATTTCAAGAGAAAATTTCTAGCCAAATATTTTCCGGAAACAGCTAGGGAGAGGTACGGGGAAGAATTCCTGAAACTAACTCAGGGAGGTTTGAACGTCGAGGCCTATGCCAAGAAGTTTGAATCATTGTCTCGACACTTCCGTTTCTTCAGGGATGGCATAGATGAGTCATACATGTGTCGTCGATTTCAAGGAGGGCTGAGGTACGAACTGCAAGATGCAGTGGTGCCGTTGGGGATTCGACAGTTCCAGGTGCTTGTGGAGAAGTGCCAAGAGATAGAGGACATGAGGAATAAAAGGGTAAATCGTCAGGGGAGTTTTGGTGCTGGGGGACCTAGCCGTCCCAGTCATCAGAGTCAGAATCGAGGAGGACGTGGGACTAGGCCTTACAACCGCCCACAGAATAATCGTGGACCacaaaattctggaaaccaagGAACCCGAGGAAACCAAGTTAGAGAGAAGCGGACTTGCTATAAGTGTGGTGAAGAGGGGCACTATGCTAATGAGTGCGGGAATCCAGGAACTGCGTCAATATGTTACAATTGTCAGAAGACGGGCCATTATGCTAGAGATTGCCGTGCTCCAAAAGCGGCGCCGTCAGAGAATGCAACACAAGGAGCTCGACCCACCGCCAAAGGACGTGTCTACTGTATGGGCACGGAAGTGAGTGGTCAGGCTAGCAATGTTATTCATGACGGAATTTAA